One Drosophila subpulchrella strain 33 F10 #4 breed RU33 chromosome 2R, RU_Dsub_v1.1 Primary Assembly, whole genome shotgun sequence genomic window, ttagctaattttaaagacatttttatgattaaTTATTTCGCAAGGAAAACATATGATTTGTTTAAACTTTTTCTACCAAATCGCTTTATTGCAATCTAATaagaagaaaaaaattcaaagagggcaaaaaaattttcaattaactgttaataaaacaacatggaaaaatcgtacgttcgcgacccgtacgttcgcgaccggtacttaatttaatttaaaaaaaacaaatagagataTTTCCTTGGGAACAGACTCGAATGAAAGCTACATGAatccattttaaaagtaaagttattgcataagaatattCCGTCCCAATTCGCAgatatttgcattttactagattaagccaaagtcgacttccattttgtgtacgttcgcgaccgcaTGTTTTTTGTCAATATTATGAAAACGATAGATCAATAAATACCATCATTTACACTAAGCAAAGAACTAACAGAATGCTATcgaatagcaaaaaaaaaaatcagaaaagattttttttcttttttttatttgcactaAAAGCGTAcgaacgtacgttcgcgacccctGGAAATGCCCATATGTAGTACCGAGTACTAAACTTGATCATAGAAAATGCTGTCTTTGAAGGGCTAATTCGGGTTTTTATTGCCAATACCATTATTAAATGAGTCATTTTAGTGGCCCTTAACTCAAGGCCTCCTCCTTATCTCTCAAACCTTGAATTATTCGCATATCAAAGAACATTGTAAACTAGTGTAATTTGTGTGCGAAAAAACTATTTCCGAATCCAATGCATAGCGAAAgcactaaaaataaatgttttggcTGAGTCTTGACCGCGAAAAGAAACCAAATAAACACAAATCAATGGATAACATACAATTTTCGACGAAAGCTTGTCTGCGAAATCTAAAAAACAACTTCGGCACCCCTTGtgcttgtttttattttggatATATGCACATACTTTGCAATTATAAAAGACGAGGTGGATTAAAAAAGCAGCAGGGGACCGCGTTAAGAGGCTGCGAAATCTGAATGTTGACTGAGACCTAgtataaatgatttatttattgatcACTCTCTGCTCGCTCGCCGGGAAATCATCTGGCTCTgctatatttatatttatacacTGGGTCCTTACGTAATATCCGGGGGCGCGCCAGTTTTCAAAAAGTAACAGCCGGTCGCCTTTCGCAGACGGGCAGCATTGGCGGAGCAGGTCTATCGATAGGCTTTTGCACATCGATAATCAGCTGACTTTTTGTAAGAACCGTTCACATGCACATCTTCTGTTTATGTAAAACATATTAGTTAAATATGCTTTTAAAGGCTGCTCTTGTAAGGTAGCATGGTAAAGATACATATTGGGTCTAAGCAACAAAATTGTTAACCAAAAACTATGCAAGTTTGCCTCGTGTAAACAGGGCCTAACAGCTGCAAAAGCAAAACACAAATGAAAGTGAGTTGAGTAAGCATCGGCAATCAACGATTGCCCTATGTATTAAATCAGGAATCGGTGTTTTCAGTGCTGGAGCTGCCGTGCAGGATCAGACCGGCAGGATTGCCATGGAGGAGGTGCGTGTCCATTGCTACCACTCAGCCGGTGCATGGACGACCCCTCTCCACGGAGTCTGCGAAGTGCGGCAAAAGTGCGGCCCACGACCACGCCGGATTCACCGAGTGGCGAACCGTCTACAGTCTGCCGGCCATAAGGATTGTGGCCGCATTCAGTAGGCTAAAGGTCTACCAGGCGGCACTCACAGCAGCCGGTACGCCCATTGTCTTTGCCCTGGGGAGCGCCGGACAGCTGAGCACGGATGCACTGGCCATTTACGGCGCCGTGGGCATCTCCGGCCTGGTCACCCTCACACTCGCCAGCTACGCGGCCTCGAATCTCGTTGGCTTCGTCTACGTGAACGAGCAGCAGGATCTGGTCAAGCTGGCCTACGTGGACTTCTGGGGACGGCGACAGGAGACCCTGCTGGACGTCGGCGATTTGCTGCCCAGCTGGGAGCAGGGACGTCCGTCCCGACTAAGATTGGTTTCGCCCATCTGCCTGCGAAGCGACCCCAAGAAGCGGTACAAACTTCTAAATCGATTTGGCCATGTCAGCGATCCCCAGTTGTTCGAGGGCCTCTTCGGAGATTGAAAGTAAGCTGTGAGTTTCAGATAATAGTACCGGAGAAATGTATTTGTTTATTACGAAATCCTAACTTGTCTTTTTCTatcagttcagttcagttgCAAAAAAGCTTCAATTCTTTTGGCATTATTCTTTATTATGAGTATTTACAAAGCTCAGCGTAATTGTCCTTTACCAAAAATCGGGCCCAGTGTACTCTTTGACTGTGGATATAACCATGAAATCATCGGCTGAAAGGCGGGTTTTGATTCCCCAAAGCAATGGCCTCTTCCACCTGAGGAGATGGGATGTTAGTTCATGATTTCTGTACTTGTGATGAGTACTCACCGTATCCGGCAGCTTCCGGTTAAAGGTTTCCGGGAGCAAAAGCGAGAGGAGTCCAGCTACCAGCGATAAGCCCCCGAATAGCAGCAGGGGCAGCGGCTCGTAATATGATGCCTGACGAGAACGTAATAAAGGATTAATTTCATTGGATATAGGAAAATTACACTAAGTTCACATTTGGATCATTTACGTATTTTGAGACCGTCAAAAAAagtcaaaaatgtttttcattcatttGTAAGTCTTTAACAGAAAAAGTTTAACTAACATACATAGTTTATTATATATAGGGCTGTCACAGAAACCGTCGAAGGCTTTGGGGACAGTTGGCTTGTAATCCAACCAACCAAAACCGTCGGTGTCACAGAATCTAAAGCTTCGGATTTGGTCTGATTTGaggaacatttaaaaaaaagccTACTGTTCGGTCGGTCTTAATTCCCCTTCTTATTTTTGAACCGGTTTTTGTGCCATTTGTTTGGAAGAGATTCCTGATTGTGCAAGCTTTGCGAAAAGTCTTGAAGCGATTTAAGGTTTTGTATATTCCAATTCTCCTGTTCAATGTCAACAAATTGGGTTGATGCTTTTGAGAAGACTATAGGATCAATCGATTGGGACTGGACTTACCAAAAGAGGCACGAAAGGTGCCAGCATTGCTCCAAAACGTGCAAATGTGGACATGACACCGACGCCGCCGCTCCGAATAACCTGAAATAAATCCGGCACAATTCAGTCGGTTGTGTTGACTCGACTAAGTGGGAGCTCCTTACCGTGGGCATCATTTCCGCAGTAAAGGTGTATATGACGGCGAAGGATGATGTGATGCCCAGTTTTCCGACAAGGAAGAGCGTCACAACCAGCCAATTGGCACCTGGGGGTTAGGATTGTTAAAGGTTAAGTTATTGATGGCCAGGAAAGCGTGAAAAAATGGACTGGGGTGCACATATCTTGTATCAGGAGCTAGGAAACTTACAACTCCATGAGTGTCTACCTTCAACTCCGGTCTGGCAGGGAATCCAATCCTCTTGCGCTTAGCGGATATGTACAGTGAATTGGAATATAATTGAAACTTAAGGGTCAGGCTAGAtacttttattatatatttggtttgaacaaaataattaCACACAAAGCCAAATACTTAAAACCAGGGAGCGTAAATATTACTATTCTTACCATTTACTGATCAAAAACTGCCTATTTACTTACCCAGAGTTACGAAACCGCTGCCTACACACGTGATAGAGCAGAGCAGCAAGGATCCGGAAAGGGCCAGACGTCGGCCGAGTTTCC contains:
- the LOC119549812 gene encoding transmembrane protein 186 isoform X1 codes for the protein MKESVFSVLELPCRIRPAGLPWRRCVSIATTQPVHGRPLSTESAKCGKSAAHDHAGFTEWRTVYSLPAIRIVAAFSRLKVYQAALTAAGTPIVFALGSAGQLSTDALAIYGAVGISGLVTLTLASYAASNLVGFVYVNEQQDLVKLAYVDFWGRRQETLLDVGDLLPSWEQGRPSRLRLVSPICLRSDPKKRYKLLNRFGHVSDPQLFEGLFGD
- the LOC119549812 gene encoding transmembrane protein 186 isoform X2 produces the protein MLELPCRIRPAGLPWRRCVSIATTQPVHGRPLSTESAKCGKSAAHDHAGFTEWRTVYSLPAIRIVAAFSRLKVYQAALTAAGTPIVFALGSAGQLSTDALAIYGAVGISGLVTLTLASYAASNLVGFVYVNEQQDLVKLAYVDFWGRRQETLLDVGDLLPSWEQGRPSRLRLVSPICLRSDPKKRYKLLNRFGHVSDPQLFEGLFGD